The Pleuronectes platessa chromosome 11, fPlePla1.1, whole genome shotgun sequence genome includes a window with the following:
- the si:dkeyp-72h1.1 gene encoding LBH domain-containing protein 2, with amino-acid sequence MTEVMNSLEPGAEDFSGGGAGAAEGPIFSDAHERFPKLSKRLPSIVVEPMDGAEVESGELRWPPDEPTPPTPPDAKPERQSPEEPAGGEDESSVDDEASAAELQDSN; translated from the exons atgACCGAGGTGATGAACTCTCTGGAGCCGGGGGCCGAGGACTTCagcggggggggagcaggcgcAGCCGAGGGCCCG ATCTTCTCAGACGCCCATGAAAGGTTTCCCAAGTTGTCCAAGAGGCTTCCCTCCATCGTGGTGGAGCCGATGGACGGAGCCGAGGTGGAGAGTGGGGAGCTCCGCTGGCCGCCGGACGAGCCgacccccccgacccccccggACGCCAAACCTGAGAGACAGAGCCCGGAGGAGCCAGCTGGAG GTGAGGACGAGTCGAGCGTGGACGATGAGGCGTCAGCGGCGGAGCTGCAGGACTCCAACTGA